The Hordeum vulgare subsp. vulgare chromosome 7H, MorexV3_pseudomolecules_assembly, whole genome shotgun sequence DNA window GACAGTCATGTCTGCTCCAGGAGAGACGATGTTGAACTTAGGATCAAACACGTCAATCCCATGGACAACCCGGTAAAGATCAGGGAGGGTGAAAGCAATATGAGACTCATATTGACCCACGCTATCCTTGCTACAAAAACAAAAGAGGGAAGCATCAGATAAATGTTCTGGTACTGTCACAGCCAACAATGTTTCTACTGAAAATATAGAGATGTTACCTtccagcaatttcctggaatgtgCTGGTAATGATGAAATCAGTGTGGTTCATGGCAATCAGGTCAGCTGTGAACTGGCATGAAAAGTGATACTGGCTGTCGAATTTGTCCAAGTATATGTCTGAGTTGGGGTACTTGGTTTTCTCCAAGGCATGGGCAATGGTGCACTGAATTCATGTACACGAGAATCGTAAGTAATTTCGCTAATCAAAAGCAGTATAAAAAACAAGGCTCTCATATACAGTGCAACAAAACCAACCTGGGTAACACCCAATTTATGGGCAAGCAGAGTGGCCACAAGGTTACCATCACTGTAGTTGCCAATGATCAAATCAGGCTTGGTCTGCATTTCCCTCATGAGTTCGTTTGCAACATCCTGTGACAAAACATGCATGATCTCAGAATACAGATACTATGTTCAGCTCTGTAGGACGCTGTCGAACAAAACATTTACCTCGGTGTATGTCTCCAGGTATGGCCAGACATCGAAACGCGAGATCCACTTACGGAGGATCCCGTTCTCAGTTCTAAATGGAACACGAAGAATGTCAGTGTGCTCAGTTCCAATGACCTTCTCCAGGCGCTGGCCACATGTAGTTCCAACAGCATCAGGCAACAACCTGGTTACCTGCATAAAATAGAAGTAGGTGGGCAAATGTACCCAGTCACTCACAACACACTGACAAGGCCTTAGAAATCGAACATCCAACATTGTTATCTCGAACATACGATGAGGATCTTAGGAGTTATGTCAAGGCCTTGCTGCTTAATCCTCAGAAGCATCTCATTCTCCAAAGCACGGACTTGATCCAAGATGTACACAACCTGTTAAAACAGTACCCTGTCAGATCAGAACTAGGAAGCCTGGAAGTACTAGCTAACAGAAATTTGAGTTTAAGCCGCTATACCTGGCCACCGGTATCAGGGTATCCCAACACATTGGATTGAGCAAAGTATCCATGGGGAGACAGGATGACAACATTGAACATCATCGGAATAGTTCCAAGGAACTTCTCCAAGCTGGCCGGGTCAGGGGCCTCAAGAAGGTCCAGAAGCAAATGGATGGTGTCGTGTACACGCTTTGCGGTGTCACCCCAACCCTTCTCCAAACCAAGCTCTTGGAACCTGCACTTCAAAACCGTGAGCAGCTACTCCATTTGCAGTAGTTTAACCTTAGCTATGTGGTAAGACCTAAGAGCAAGTTGCATAGAAATAACCTGTGGTTGAATTCAGAGCTGGGAGTGTCTTCAGGGATGCTAACTAGATACTCTTCTGCCTTCCTAAGGGCTGACTGGAGACCACGAAGGCTCTGAATTCTGTCGTTCAACATCATTGTCTGTAATAGGAAATGACATTTCATTATCAAGAGGGCATGGATCAAATCATTAGGCAGTTCTTTGTAGGATGTCATGCTCATCAGTGATTTATGAATTCAAGCATTCCAGATTGGTAGGTTCCACGAATCGGAAGCTTACCGTGCCCTTGTAGTTATGGGCTTTCAGGAAGTTGAGCAGTGGGTAAAGGCTCTCCTTGTCCTGGAACAACTTGGAAGACAGGTGACGGTTAAGGAACTGCACCCCGTTTCCGATGGACTTGGACATGGAAGGGCGCGGGAAGGAGGCGTTGAAAGGCTCAAAATCAAGCTCGAGCACAAATTTGCCGCTGGCACTGTTGTCAAGAAAATGACACAAGGTTATTCACTGCAACTACAATGTATAATTCACCTACAGCTGCTAAGATTTCATCCTGGAACTTACTGCTCATCAACAAGCTGCTCCTTGAATGCCAAGTACTCAGAAACAGTCAGCTCTTCCACAGCCAACTCGCTAACATTCACCCGAATGTAGTCCCAGACACCAGGCCTGGGCCTGATGGCAAGTGCAACCCATGGGGGCAGCACAATTGCTTCCTACATTTACATCAAGGAAGGAAATTagaatgcactgaaaatgaatttCAACTGGCCAGCACTTGAGCAAGCAAGGCGCCACACTTGAGCGGGCAAGTCGTCGATGTTATGTTACCTGGGCAGCACGGAGGATGTCTTCAAAAGGAGCATACTTCTCCTTGTCGGATTCGAATAGGGCGTCAAACTCAGCGAGCAGCTGGTGGCGCTGAAGCATGCCTTTGCCCTGGTGAACATACCTGCAAAGAGTGGTATTTTTCAGAAAAAAGACAGTCCTACACCTCATATTTTTCATATGACCTAACTATGTAAGCAGCACAACCATGTCTACAAGAATATACTGAAGTCTAGCTAAAAACATATAACATTTCAACATGATTCAAATTCCTCTAGTCGGCACTATGATGTTTGAACCATGTGAGCAGCACTACCCTGTCTCCCAGATTATGCTGAAGTATAGTCTAGCTAAGAACATGTAACATTACAACATGATCCAGATTCCTCTAGTCCTGGCTACGATCTATCAAAGATATGCATGCATCAACTTCTGATGTTCATGTTGCCGTGCTAAAAAAAACTAAGGGCATAAAGACAGGGATAAAATATATACCATTTCAACCTGATTTGGTACCATAACAGAGGTTAGTTTCACATAGAGGTAGGCATGTTTTGAGATCCTCACCTGGAGAAGAGTGCAATGAGCTCATTGGGATGGGAGGAGAAGGTGGCACCAAGGCGCTCCCTGAGGCTGTGGAGGCGGGTCAGCTTGGCAGCCATGGCTCAGGACACAAAACTGCAGAGCAAGGTAAAAGATTAGCAGTCAGCCTTGGCGAATCAGACCATTTACTTGCGCAAGAACCACAAGTCAACAGCCAGTAGGATATCAACAACACTGGTCATACCACTGCAGCACCCCCCAAAAAACACTGGAATTTACCCCCCTCAAAAATCAAGCTATCAAGCTAGGTGACTAATCAGAGGCGAAAAAATCACCAAGGCTAGTAATAATAATCTGACAGATGGAAGAAATCAAAAGTAACGGAAAGGTAAAGCAAGCATTAATCTTGCACCTACAACTTAATCTAGCAGTACTGATTCCGCACCAAACCAGTCGCTCTCTGAAGATGTTtctagagagagaaaaaaaaggggcagGCTTCAGCAAGCGGGTTTGCTGATTACTTTTCAGATCATGGATGTGATTTAGGCTGCTAAATGGCAGCAAAAAAAACCCCCACACACATTTCTCCGGCAAGATCCCAAGCTAGTCGTCAAGAACCTCCACCTTGACCAAAAAATCTGACTGCGGGAGCACTAAAATTGACCAAGGGGGGAAAGAAGACTCCGCTCATAATAAACAGGACAAGGAACCCAGGAGGTTGATTCGGAGGAGAGAGCCCGAGAAACGCGCCAGCAAGAGCCAAGAACCCGCGCGGGATTGCGGTGACGACCCACCAAACACGAACACCGCAAGAAACCCCCCGAGAAAAGGAGCGGAGCAAGAAACTAGCGAGCGATCAAGGTGAATGAATGACTACTCGGAGCCGCGAAGAAACAAGATTTGCGGTGAGACTAGCCGGGAACCAAAGCAAAAGCACGCCCAAGACTAGCGCACGGGGGGATGGAAGGAGCTGGGTGACACCGGACATACCAGTCGGGGAGCAGTGCAGGGtgcaggggaggggaggggaggagaggagggtttgtgcaagatccaggaggacaaataaataggcaaaacccaaacccaaaccccCACCCCCGGTGGTGACTGGTGAGCAGGACAGGTGGTGGCTAGCGAGCGCGGTATTGGTGTTGGTGGGGGCCTCAGCTCCCCGGAGCCGACATAGCAGTGGATAACACCGAAAACTATTCTATTCTATTCCATTCTTGCCGGATAAAATAGAAATGCTGTGCCCGTCCATTAGCTGATGGATTGGTGTCACTAATTACGCACGGATCCGATTAGCATATGCTGGCTGCTTTGGGTAAAGCTGCGGCCCGATGGCATAAGCCGCAGGCAGCGGCAGTTCGATGGATTTGGACGGGTGCATGTAGGTACAGTGCACTCGGGGACTGGATGGGGATGAAAGGGTGGGACTGGGAGCAAATATCAAAGTGGATTATTAGGTGGGGGAACACGGGAAAATGGTTGGCGGGTTTGACGGCGACCGGCCTGGTTTACCTAGCCTAGCTATCAACGACAGTTTGTCGTCCAAGAAAAAGCAAAACCTACCTAGCCTAGCTAACAAGCGGACTCCTTCACCACGTAGAAAATCATCACTGGCGAGTGGGACCGTGCCGCAGAAAACACACTCCCTGGTTCTAGAAGGTTGTGGGTATCCGAGGGAGAGAGTGTAAAGCTCATGTGCCGGAACCAAGGGGAAACACCAAGGAGGTGGTGAGCTCGTTTTTAACGCATCCCGGCCAAGCGGCAATTCTTTGGCGAGCTTATAAGCAGGGAGGTGCTTATCACTATACTACGGGAGTAGTAGTGTATAAGTAATCTGGAAATGATGGGGGCATAACGAAAAGCTGGTGGGAATAATCCTTGTGCGGGGAAAAGCAGCGGCTCTTGTTCCTTGCCAAGATGCGCTTTGCAATGCCCGTGCGACGCGACAGCGAGCTGGCGTCGGCGATGCCGCGAGAGCCCTACGTtccgaacaagaagaagaacaagagagggCATCGCATCTCTTCCGCTCCGCTAGAAATTATTAATCATAAAAccatactagaagaagaagatgcaAAGGTAAAACCGTCTTTTGCATCGCAGGAATAAACAAACACGCGCCCACACTAAGCCCCAGCATCGGTGCCCTTGTTACATACAAATACGAACTCTCTAATGGCCGGCATTGCACTGGACAGAACAGATGATAAAACAGCCAAGATAACCATGGCATGGCACATTACCTAGCGCGGACACGCCGGACGGGAGAACGGAACAATGGCTTTGTGTGACAGAGGAGAGGAGATGAGATGACGGGGCTGTGATGAATGTGATGGGGTGTGGATTGCAGCTGCGGGGTGGGCATGCGTTTTATagtgaggaggaggggaggaattAATCCTGGCCTGCGCAGCAAGAGaagcccgtggttttggattaggACGGATTGATCGCATTCCATGTATGTTTCCATTCCCATGGGCGCCGACCCGCGGTGACCGCAGGACGGAAAGCGCGGCGACTCATCACATGGTAAAGCAAAGTAAACCATCCAAAACCGCGGGGGCGGCTTCCGGTTTTCGCATGATCCCAGCTTCGATTCCTGGTTTTTTTATTAGCATCCCAGCTTCGACTCGGAGGGTGGGCGTGACTTTTCGCTCCGTGCAGGGTCGACGGACGCCATTGGGTGGCCGggcttttcttttcctttctttgagctcaagaaagagagagagaaaggaaagTCGCTTTCCTTGCGCGAGCCGTGCTGCGGGTGTCGTGTCTgtttgcgtgcgtgcgtgcgtggacTCCGCGCGGAAACGGGGACGGGGCAGCGCTGCAGTTTGCGGACCAGGCCGGAGCTCGCGACATGCGGCTAGCTGGTGAACGTTGCTTCTTTGAAATGAAATGGCAGCTGTGACCACGCAGGGGCCGCTAACCGCTTCTGGATCGTCCCGGGCAGTTTTGTGTTCTCTCCTTCAAGTCCGGTCAGACTGCGCGTTGCGGAATTTAGAGCTGTGTGCAAAGTTGGTGTACGAACGGCCCCGGAGTTTGGGTACAGTAGATACAAGAGTGCGACCGCACAATGGTATAGGCCGGGTATCGTCTTAAATACGCGCACACCATTTTCATTCTATATATATTTTTAGGCCACTACTACGAATCAACGGGGTGATTTTATCCGGTTGGGCAGCCGTTCGACCCAACCCCTCGGACTTGGAGTCGTTGGATCGGTCAGCGCAAACACGTCCTTCTCACATCGCGGTcaaccaccacgtcgtcgtggaaAAGCAGCGTCACATGCTCGTAGCACGACCCGCGTCGCCGATGCTACACTACACCCCTACTCCCGCACCCGATCTGACCGTCGGTGGAGCTTCATTGCAGCCGCCGatgaagctccattgcagcaccgCCCGCTGCACCGCAGCTCCGGACCGCTGGTGAAGCTTCATTGCAGCCGCGGTGAGCCTCCATTGCAGCATTGCCTACTGTATCGCAGCTCCAGGCCACCGGTAAAGCTTCATTTGCAGCCGCCGGTGAGCCTCTATTGTAGCATTGCCCACTACATCGCAGCTCCAGGCCGTCAGTGAAGCTTCATTGCAGCCGCCGCGCGTTGCCTTGGAGCCCTGGGCACCCGACGAGCGCTCCACTGCAGCAACGCCGATGAGCACCCTGCACCCAACATCTACGACGGCTTGCAACGGCACGTCGTCTTCCCTAGATGGCCACTGCAGCACACGGGGAGTTTCGATTTTCACCGGTGAGATGGACAACAAAGAGGCAAAGGAAGAGCATCGATTGGAGGATTTACTAGATCGCGGACGTAGGGGAAAGTTGGGGTCAACGACCCAATTGCTGCTTTGTGTGGCTGGAGCGTCTCGCGTGAGCATAAGGATGAGGCGTGAAGAGGTGGTgtgtgcactagtagaaaacatggctttGGTCCAGGCGAGATAAGAGTTTTAATCCCGATTctgttacgaaccgggaccaatgggtgcatcagtcccggttcgtgaggtgaGGGCGCCGGCCGGGCGAGGGTCCCGGTTCGtttgacccctttagtcccggtaccATACACAACCGAGACCAATAGTCCTCGCTCCTGGTGCAGCACCTTTACTCCCGGttggtggctggaaccgggactaaaggtcagtcTTCTTTCCCGGTTCTGACCACCAACCGGGATCAaagagatgcctatatgtacccTCACCCcagccctgttggaaatatgccctagaggcaataataaattagttattattatatttctttgttcatgataattgtttattatccatgctataattgtattgattggaaacacagtgcatgtgtggatacatagacaaaacactgtccctagtaggcctctagttgactagctccttgatcaaagatggtcaaggtttcctgaccataggcaagtgttgtcacttgataacgggatcacatcattagcaaaatcatgtgatggactagacccaaactaatagacgtagcatgttggtcgtgtcattttgttgctactgttttctgcgtgtcaagtatttgttcatatgaccatgagatcatataactcactgacaccggaggaatgctttgtgtgtatcaaacgtcgcaacgtaactaggtgactataaagatgctctataggtatctccgaaggtgttcgttgagttagtatggatcgagactgggatttgtcactccgtgtgacggagaggtatcttggggcccactcggtaatacaacatcacacacaagccttgcaagcaatgtgacttagtgtaagttgcgggatcttgtattacgacatgagtaaagagtcttgccggtaaacgagattgaaataggtatgcggatactgacgatcgaatctcagacaagtaacataccgaaggacaaagggaatgacatacgggattatatgaatccttggcactgaggttcaaacgataagatcttcgtagaatatgtaggatccaatatgggcatccaggtcccgctattggatattgaccgaggagtctctcgggtcatgtctacatagttctcgaacccgcagggtctgcacacttaaggttcgacgttgttttatgcgtatttgaggtatatggttggttaccgaatgttgttcgaagtcccgaatgagatcacggacgtcacgagggtttccggaatggtccggaaacgaagattgatatataggatgatctcatttggttaccggaaggtttttgtgcattactggaaaagttttgggctcatcggtagtgtactgggagtgccgggaggggtgccggggaccatcaggaggggtgtcacgccccaaggggtctcatgggctatgggaagagataaaccagcccctagtgggctggaataagttcccactaaggcccataagttttgagaaggaaaaaacacaaggtggaaagagtttccaagtgggaaggtggaatcctactccaagtaggattggagtaggactcctccacctccaatttcggccaaacctttaggttttgaggctgcctcctcccctccctccctcctatatgtagtggggttttagggctgatttgagacaactttcgccacggcagcccgaccacatacctccacggttttacctctagatcgcgtttctgcggagctcgggcggaaccctgctgagattagatcaccaccaacctccggagcgccgtcacactgccggataactcatctacctctccgtctctcttgttggatcaagaaggccgagatcctcgtcgagctgtacgtgtgctgaacgcggaggtgccgtccgttcgacactagatcggatcggatcgtgggacggatgcgggacggttcgtgggacggttcgcggggcggatcgagggacgtgaggacgttccactacatcaaccgcgtttcttaatgcttctgctgtgcgatctacaagggtacgtagatcggaaatcccctctcgtagatggacatcaccatgataggtcttcgtgcgcgtaggaatttttttgtttcccatgcgacgttccccaacagtggtatcagagctaggttcatgcgtagatgtattctcgagtagaacacaaaagtttttgtgggcggtgatgtgcgttttgctgccctccttagtcttttcttgattccgcggtattgttggatcgaagcggctcggactgacattactcttacgcttacgagagactggtttcatcgctacgagtaactccattgctcaaagatgaccgacgagtgtcggtttctccaactttagttgaatcggacttgaccgaggtggtccttggatgaggttaaatagcaattcatatatctccgttgtggtgtttgcgtaagtaagatgcgatcctactagatacccatggtcaccacgtaaaacatgcaacaacaattagaggacgtccaacttgtttttgcagggtatgcttgtgatgtgatatggccaatgatgtgatgtgatatattggatgtatgagatgatcatgttgtaatagttaatatcgacttgcacgtcgatggtacggcaaccggcaggagccatagggttgtctttaaactaacgtttgtgcttgcagatgcgtttactatattgctaggacgtagctttagtagtaatagcatgagtagcacgacaaccccgatggcgacacgttgatggagatcatgatgatggagatcatggtgtgacgccggtgaaaagaagatcgtgccggtgctttggtgatggagatcaagaagcacatgatgatggccatatcatgtcacttatgaattgcatgtgatgttaatcctttatgcaccttatcttgcttagaacgacggtagcattatgaggtgatctctcactaaaatttcaagaagaaattgtgttctccccgactgtgcaccgttgcgacagttcttcatttcgagacaccacgtgatgatcgggtgtgatagactcaacgttcacatacaacgggtgcaaaacagttgcacacgcggaacactcggattaagcttgacgagcctagcatgtgcagacatggcctcggaacacatgagactgaaaggtcgagcatgaatcatatagttgatatgattagcatagagatgcttaccactgaaactattcgcgactcacgtgatgatcggacttgagatagtggatttggatcatgtaccactcaaatgactagagagatgtactttttgagtgggagttcttaagtaatatgattaattgaactaattgtcatgaatatagtctaatggtctttgcgaattacgatgtagcttgcgctatagctctactgtttttatatgttcctagagaaaatttagttgaaagttgatagtagcaaactttgcagactgagtctgtaaagccgaggattgtcctcgttgctgcgcagaaggcttatgtccttaatgcaccactcggtgtgctgcacctcgagcgtcgtctgtagatgttgtgaacatccgacatacacgtttctgatgactacgcgatagttcggtgcgaaatacttaatggcttagaagcgtggcgctgaagacgttttgaaacgtcacggaacatgagtgatgttctaaagagatgaaattgtgatttcatgcttgtgcccttgttaagaggtatgagacctccgacaagattctttgtccatgaagtaaaggagaaaaactcaatcgttgagcgtgtgctcagattgtctgagtacgacaatcgcttgaatcaagtgggagctaaacttccagatgagatagtgatggttctccaaagtcactgccaccaagctgtgagagcttcgtgatgaactataacatatcaaggatagatacaatgatccttgagagattcgtgatgtatgacactgcgaaagtagaaatcaagaaggagcatcaatggttgatgcttagtaaaaccactaagtttcatgaaaggcaaggtctagaagggatacttcgtgaaacaacaaaacagttgttgcactaatgaagagacccaagtctaaacccaaacctgagactaagtgcttctgttatgaggggaacggtcattgaggcggagctaccctagatgcttggtagataagtaggctggcaaagtcgaaagtagtatatttgatatacatgatgttgatgtgtgctttactagtactcctagtagcgcgagggtattggataccggttcagttgctaagtgattggtaacacgaaatgaaagctacggaataaacggagactagctaaaggcgaggtgacgatacgtgttggaagtgtttccaaggttgatatgatcaaaggtcgcacgctccctctatcatcgggattggtggtgaaacccaaataattgttatttggtgtttccgttgagcatgaacatgattgtatcgtgtttgttgcaatacgattattcatttaaaagaataatagttattctatttgcttgaataattaccctcaatggtttattgaatctcgatcgtagtgttacacatgttcataatattagtgccaaaagataataaaaaagtaataatgatagtaccacttagttgtggcactgccacttgagtcatgttggtgtaaaatgcatgaagaagctccatgctgatggatcgtttggactcacttgattttgaatcacttgagacatgcaaaacatgccacatgaaacaagtagagtaacttgttgggagtaatgcatttttgatgtgtgcagtccaataagtgctaaggcacgcagtggatatcattatgttcttacttcactgacgatttgagtagatacaggagtatttacttgatgaatcacaagtctgaaatgttgaaaagttcaaagctattttaga harbors:
- the LOC123412063 gene encoding sucrose synthase 1; the protein is MAAKLTRLHSLRERLGATFSSHPNELIALFSRYVHQGKGMLQRHQLLAEFDALFESDKEKYAPFEDILRAAQEAIVLPPWVALAIRPRPGVWDYIRVNVSELAVEELTVSEYLAFKEQLVDEHASGKFVLELDFEPFNASFPRPSMSKSIGNGVQFLNRHLSSKLFQDKESLYPLLNFLKAHNYKGTTMMLNDRIQSLRGLQSALRKAEEYLVSIPEDTPSSEFNHRFQELGLEKGWGDTAKRVHDTIHLLLDLLEAPDPASLEKFLGTIPMMFNVVILSPHGYFAQSNVLGYPDTGGQVVYILDQVRALENEMLLRIKQQGLDITPKILIVTRLLPDAVGTTCGQRLEKVIGTEHTDILRVPFRTENGILRKWISRFDVWPYLETYTEDVANELMREMQTKPDLIIGNYSDGNLVATLLAHKLGVTQCTIAHALEKTKYPNSDIYLDKFDSQYHFSCQFTADLIAMNHTDFIITSTFQEIAGSKDSVGQYESHIAFTLPDLYRVVHGIDVFDPKFNIVSPGADMTVYFPYTETDKRLTAFHSEIEELLYSDVENDEHKFVLKDRNKPIIFSMARLDRVKNMTGLVEMYGKNAHLKDLANLVIVAGDHGKESKDREEQAEFKRMYSLIEEYKLKGHIRWISAQMNRVRNGELYRYICDTKGAFVQPAFYEAFGLTVIEAMTCGLPTIATCHGGPAEIIVDGVSGLHIDPYHSDKAADILVNFFEKSTADPSYWDKISQGGLKRIYEKYTWKLYSERLMTLTGVYGFWKYVSNLERRETRRYLEMFYALKYRSLAAAVPLAVDGESSGN